A stretch of Sinorhizobium meliloti DNA encodes these proteins:
- a CDS encoding FadR/GntR family transcriptional regulator, translating into MPLRDRAMLLPLPPADRAQQVISALADFIQRSGLNPGDRLPAERELMAALAVGRSTIREVLSHFQALGVVEARKGSGTYLLRAISNATIHMPLALDTEHLRDALLQTLEVRRGIEVEAGMVASRRRTEADLVNIETKLDEMERVHLAKGTSGPEDLAFHLAIYDATHNPLFKQLLEQMREAFERFWDEPFDRSDFARRSFPFHRTLFDAIAAQDAEAARAETLKILAVVEEDIKEMSK; encoded by the coding sequence ATGCCCCTGCGGGATAGAGCGATGCTCCTGCCCCTGCCGCCCGCAGACCGGGCGCAGCAGGTGATATCCGCTCTTGCCGATTTCATTCAAAGATCGGGGCTGAACCCCGGGGACCGGCTGCCGGCCGAGCGGGAACTGATGGCAGCGCTCGCCGTCGGCCGCTCCACCATTCGTGAGGTGCTGAGCCACTTCCAGGCGCTCGGCGTCGTCGAGGCGCGTAAGGGCAGCGGCACCTATCTCCTGCGCGCCATTTCCAACGCGACCATCCATATGCCGCTGGCGCTCGACACCGAGCACCTTCGCGACGCGCTTCTGCAGACGCTCGAAGTGCGGCGCGGCATCGAGGTCGAGGCCGGCATGGTCGCATCCCGGCGCCGCACGGAGGCCGACCTCGTCAACATCGAAACGAAGCTCGATGAGATGGAGCGGGTCCATCTCGCCAAGGGAACGTCCGGCCCGGAAGACCTCGCGTTCCATCTTGCGATCTACGACGCGACCCACAATCCGCTCTTCAAACAACTGCTCGAGCAGATGCGCGAGGCCTTCGAACGCTTCTGGGACGAGCCCTTCGACCGTTCGGATTTCGCCAGGCGCTCCTTTCCCTTTCACCGGACGCTCTTCGACGCAATCGCGGCGCAGGACGCCGAGGCCGCCCGCGCGGAAACGCTGAAGATCCTCGCGGTCGTCGAGGAAGACATCAAGGAAATGTCCAAATGA
- a CDS encoding GntR family transcriptional regulator, with the protein MKTLALPALDRPEGMTTHDYAFARLRQAIMVGAFRPGTSVTIRGLANALESSPTPVREALRQLTSIGALQFLENRRIVVPRITPARFEELISLRIALESHAARRAVAHLSDRQIDRIVALDDTIEAAILAGQKAQALIANQQFHRQIYTANPDQVAMPLIESLWLQLGPILGIAMEHVTKFYVIDRHREAIEALRRRDEDAVARAIAADIREGIGGFDQQAIGKLLALAG; encoded by the coding sequence TTGAAGACCCTTGCCCTGCCCGCCCTTGATCGGCCGGAAGGTATGACGACCCACGACTATGCCTTTGCGCGTCTCAGGCAGGCGATCATGGTGGGCGCCTTCCGCCCCGGAACCTCCGTCACCATACGCGGGCTCGCAAACGCGCTGGAGAGCAGCCCTACGCCGGTGCGCGAAGCACTGCGTCAGCTGACCTCGATCGGCGCCCTGCAATTTCTGGAGAACCGGCGCATCGTCGTGCCGCGGATCACGCCGGCGCGTTTCGAGGAGCTGATCTCGCTTCGTATCGCGCTTGAAAGCCACGCCGCCCGCAGGGCCGTCGCCCATCTCTCCGACCGGCAGATAGACCGCATCGTCGCGCTGGACGATACGATCGAGGCCGCGATCCTCGCGGGGCAGAAGGCGCAGGCGCTGATCGCCAATCAGCAATTTCACCGTCAGATCTATACGGCCAATCCCGATCAGGTCGCCATGCCGCTCATCGAGAGCCTCTGGCTCCAGCTCGGGCCGATCCTCGGCATTGCCATGGAGCACGTCACGAAATTCTATGTCATCGACCGTCACCGCGAGGCCATCGAGGCCCTGAGAAGGCGTGACGAGGACGCCGTGGCGCGAGCCATCGCCGCCGACATCCGCGAGGGCATCGGCGGCTTCGATCAGCAGGCGATCGGCAAGCTGCTCGCGCTGGCGGGGTAA
- a CDS encoding glutamine synthetase family protein, whose product MSIDADDPEVFQSWLEQNGPIESIQAVICDLNGIMRGKRVPVEQARKVLGGGIRMPLSIVGVDVWGEDIIGSAQVFATGDRDGICGVTGRGALPVNWTSRPSALVPLWLFVENGRPFLADPRQALAAIMREYRELGLRPVVATELEFYLIDPEPDSAVPPISPYTGKRLDSDAILSIDELDDFGEFFSDVYRECARQNVPADAAIAENGIGQFEINLLHSDDPLKAADDAIFFKRIVKGVARKHGLAATFMAKPYGTRSGNGMHVHFSLLDEEGNNVFDDGSDEGSAVLKHAVAGLLRGMAETTLMFAPHFNSYRRLRPDTHAPTSISWGYENRTSAIRIPGGNPAARRIEHRVAGADANPYLVIAAILGAALVGIRNKWKPPVPVEGRAYAAEKLPKIPADWGQAVDAFEAGPIAAEIFDPVLRSMLIACKRQEIAGFAEQVTDYEFSAYLEIV is encoded by the coding sequence ATGTCAATCGATGCGGACGACCCCGAAGTGTTCCAGTCCTGGCTTGAGCAGAACGGCCCGATAGAAAGTATCCAGGCGGTGATCTGCGACCTGAACGGCATCATGCGCGGCAAGCGGGTGCCGGTGGAACAGGCCAGGAAGGTGCTCGGCGGCGGCATCCGCATGCCGCTCTCGATCGTCGGCGTCGACGTCTGGGGTGAGGACATCATCGGCAGCGCGCAGGTCTTTGCGACCGGCGATCGCGACGGCATCTGCGGCGTCACGGGACGAGGGGCCCTGCCGGTCAACTGGACGTCGCGGCCGAGCGCGCTGGTTCCGCTCTGGCTGTTCGTCGAGAACGGCAGACCGTTTCTTGCCGATCCGCGCCAGGCGCTAGCGGCGATCATGCGCGAATATCGCGAACTGGGGCTGCGCCCGGTGGTGGCGACGGAGCTGGAATTCTATCTCATCGATCCCGAGCCGGACAGCGCCGTCCCGCCGATCTCGCCCTATACCGGCAAGCGGCTCGATTCCGACGCGATCCTTTCGATCGACGAGCTCGACGATTTCGGCGAATTCTTCTCCGACGTCTACAGGGAGTGCGCGCGGCAGAACGTGCCGGCCGATGCGGCGATCGCCGAAAACGGCATCGGCCAGTTCGAGATCAATCTGCTGCACAGCGACGATCCGCTGAAGGCGGCGGACGACGCGATCTTCTTCAAGCGCATCGTCAAGGGGGTCGCCCGCAAGCACGGGCTCGCGGCGACATTCATGGCCAAACCCTACGGCACCCGTTCCGGCAACGGCATGCACGTCCATTTCAGCCTGCTCGACGAGGAAGGCAACAACGTCTTCGACGACGGCAGCGACGAGGGATCGGCCGTGCTCAAGCATGCGGTGGCCGGCCTCCTGCGCGGCATGGCCGAGACGACGCTGATGTTCGCCCCGCACTTCAATTCCTACCGGCGGCTGCGGCCCGACACGCACGCGCCGACCTCGATTTCCTGGGGTTACGAGAACCGCACCTCGGCAATCCGCATCCCGGGCGGCAATCCGGCGGCGCGGCGGATCGAGCACCGCGTTGCGGGCGCCGACGCCAATCCCTATCTCGTCATCGCCGCGATCCTCGGCGCCGCGCTCGTCGGCATCCGCAACAAGTGGAAGCCGCCGGTGCCTGTCGAGGGACGAGCCTATGCGGCGGAGAAACTGCCCAAAATACCTGCCGATTGGGGGCAGGCGGTCGACGCCTTCGAGGCCGGACCGATCGCCGCCGAGATCTTCGATCCCGTGCTTCGCTCCATGCTGATCGCCTGCAAGCGCCAGGAGATAGCCGGCTTCGCCGAGCAGGTCACGGATTACGAATTCAGCGCCTACCTGGAAATCGTATGA
- a CDS encoding NAD(P)/FAD-dependent oxidoreductase yields the protein MMARKQKSYAGDGSYPASYYAASRNIIRNPVKLEGRIETDICIVGAGYSGLSTAIHLAEKGYKVTVVEGAQVGWGASGRNGGQIVNGLNAGLSTIERRYGEDAARFIGGLVQEGGRIIRRLVSQYRIDCDLKPGNIYAAYTGAHMKELEAKQALWRKYGMDDHQLLDREALRKLVNSEAYCGGMLDTTGGHMHPLNLVLGEARAFESLGGVIYEMSPVTRVDHESARPTVHTDGGEVSARIVVLCGNAYLGDAVPKLATRVMPVSTQMITTAPLGEELAHSLIPSDMCVEDVRYILDYFRLSADKRMIFGGGTVYGGTDPADVVAKLRPNLEKVFPRLKGVKIDYAWSGNFALSFTRVPQMGRIGSNTYFAHGYSGHGVTGSHLFGRTLAEAIDGDVSRFDVFAKLPWYPFPGGRMFRAQYSTVGSWWYMLKDAVGW from the coding sequence ATGATGGCACGGAAGCAGAAATCCTATGCCGGCGACGGCAGCTACCCGGCGAGCTATTACGCCGCCTCGCGCAACATCATCCGCAATCCGGTCAAGCTGGAAGGCCGGATCGAAACCGACATCTGCATCGTCGGCGCGGGGTATTCGGGCCTTTCCACGGCCATTCATCTCGCCGAAAAGGGCTACAAGGTCACTGTGGTCGAGGGTGCGCAGGTGGGCTGGGGCGCCTCCGGGCGCAACGGCGGCCAGATCGTCAACGGCCTCAATGCCGGCCTGTCGACGATCGAGCGCCGCTACGGCGAGGATGCCGCCCGCTTCATCGGCGGCCTTGTGCAGGAAGGCGGACGGATCATCCGCCGGCTCGTCAGCCAGTATCGGATCGATTGCGATCTGAAGCCCGGCAATATCTATGCCGCCTATACCGGAGCCCACATGAAGGAGCTCGAGGCCAAGCAGGCGCTCTGGCGCAAATACGGGATGGACGATCATCAGCTTCTCGACCGCGAGGCGCTGCGCAAGCTCGTCAATTCCGAGGCCTATTGCGGCGGCATGCTCGACACCACCGGCGGCCATATGCATCCGCTCAATCTGGTGCTCGGAGAGGCACGCGCCTTCGAGAGCCTCGGCGGCGTGATCTATGAGATGTCACCGGTGACCCGTGTCGACCACGAGTCGGCCCGGCCGACGGTCCATACGGACGGGGGCGAGGTTTCCGCCCGGATCGTCGTGCTTTGCGGCAACGCCTATCTCGGCGATGCCGTGCCGAAGCTCGCCACCCGCGTCATGCCCGTTTCGACCCAGATGATCACCACCGCGCCGCTCGGCGAGGAGCTTGCCCATTCGCTGATCCCGAGCGACATGTGCGTGGAGGACGTTCGCTATATTCTCGATTATTTCCGGCTGTCCGCCGACAAGCGGATGATTTTTGGCGGCGGCACCGTCTATGGCGGCACCGACCCGGCGGATGTCGTGGCAAAACTCAGGCCAAATCTCGAAAAGGTCTTCCCGCGGCTCAAGGGCGTGAAGATCGACTATGCCTGGAGCGGCAACTTCGCACTTTCCTTCACGCGCGTGCCGCAAATGGGGCGGATAGGCAGCAATACCTATTTCGCCCATGGCTATAGCGGCCATGGCGTGACGGGCTCCCACCTCTTCGGCCGCACTCTTGCCGAAGCGATCGACGGCGACGTGTCGCGCTTCGATGTCTTCGCGAAGCTGCCCTGGTATCCATTCCCCGGCGGACGGATGTTCCGCGCGCAGTATTCCACTGTCGGATCGTGGTGGTACATGCTCAAGGACGCCGTCGGCTGGTAG
- a CDS encoding aldehyde dehydrogenase family protein — MLDKRKFYIDGKWVEPATQNDLLVLNPATEKPIAVISLGTAVDVDRAVAAAKKAFASYSRTSVEERLALLEKLLAIYKRRYDEMADTITAELGAPRTMSHEQQADVGVGHLQGFIDALKRLKLREKLPNGDTLLREPIGVCGLITPWNWPVNQIALKVVPALATGCTCVLKPSEFTPLNAMLYAEMIEEAGFPAGVFNLVNGDGIHAGAALSKHKDIDMMSFTGSTRAGIAVSKDAADTVKRVTLELGGKSPNIVFADADIEERVTASILECFNNSGQSCDAPTRMLVERSAYDEVVEIARRVGMEARVGDPTKVGSHIGPLVSHIQFERVQALIEAGVAEGATLLAGGPGKPEGFETGYFVQPTIFADVDNSMRIAREEVFGPVLSIIPFDTEEEAIAIANDTNYGLAAYVQTRDRERAERVASRLRAGMVHINGGPHRYGSPFGGYKQSGNGREGGMFGLEDFLEVKTVHLPDAA, encoded by the coding sequence ATGCTCGACAAGCGGAAATTCTACATCGACGGCAAATGGGTTGAGCCGGCCACGCAGAACGATCTTCTGGTGCTCAATCCGGCGACCGAGAAGCCGATAGCGGTCATCTCGCTCGGCACCGCCGTCGACGTCGACCGGGCGGTTGCAGCCGCCAAGAAGGCCTTCGCGAGCTATAGCCGGACGAGCGTCGAGGAACGGCTGGCACTGCTCGAAAAGCTGCTCGCGATCTACAAGCGCCGTTACGATGAAATGGCCGACACCATCACGGCCGAACTCGGTGCGCCCAGAACGATGAGCCACGAGCAGCAGGCGGATGTGGGCGTCGGTCATCTGCAGGGCTTCATCGATGCCCTGAAGCGCCTGAAACTCAGGGAAAAGCTGCCGAATGGCGACACGCTCCTGCGTGAGCCGATCGGCGTCTGCGGTCTCATCACGCCGTGGAACTGGCCGGTCAACCAGATCGCGCTCAAGGTCGTCCCGGCGCTTGCGACCGGCTGCACCTGCGTCCTGAAACCCAGCGAGTTCACGCCGCTGAACGCCATGCTCTACGCCGAGATGATCGAGGAGGCGGGCTTCCCGGCCGGCGTCTTCAACCTCGTCAACGGTGACGGCATCCATGCCGGGGCGGCGTTGTCGAAGCACAAGGACATCGACATGATGTCCTTCACCGGTTCGACCCGGGCCGGTATAGCCGTCAGCAAGGACGCCGCCGATACGGTCAAGCGCGTCACGCTCGAACTCGGCGGCAAGTCGCCGAACATCGTCTTCGCCGATGCCGATATCGAGGAGCGGGTGACCGCCAGCATTCTCGAATGCTTCAACAATTCCGGCCAGTCCTGCGATGCCCCGACACGTATGCTCGTCGAGCGCAGCGCCTATGACGAGGTCGTGGAAATCGCCAGGCGCGTCGGCATGGAGGCGAGGGTCGGCGATCCGACGAAGGTTGGCTCCCATATCGGCCCGCTCGTCAGCCATATTCAGTTCGAGCGGGTGCAGGCACTGATCGAAGCCGGCGTTGCCGAAGGCGCGACCCTGCTGGCCGGCGGCCCCGGCAAGCCGGAAGGCTTCGAGACCGGATATTTCGTCCAGCCGACGATCTTCGCCGATGTCGACAATTCCATGCGGATCGCGCGCGAGGAAGTGTTCGGACCGGTGCTTTCGATCATTCCCTTCGATACGGAAGAGGAGGCGATCGCGATCGCCAACGACACGAATTACGGCCTCGCGGCCTATGTGCAGACCCGCGACCGCGAAAGGGCGGAGCGGGTGGCGTCGCGCCTCCGGGCCGGCATGGTGCACATCAACGGCGGTCCCCACCGCTACGGAAGCCCCTTCGGCGGCTACAAGCAGTCCGGCAACGGCCGGGAAGGCGGGATGTTCGGGCTCGAGGACTTCCTGGAGGTCAAAACGGTTCACCTGCCGGATGCGGCCTGA
- a CDS encoding DMT family transporter codes for MTQAASSAAPRNRLAMAALIIGGAAIGGSPIFVRLSEVGPMATAFWRVALALIPLVAWSRLRGGAAAEKPPQCLSDYAQLILPGVFLAIDLAAWHLALTMTSVANATLLANLAPVFVTLAGWALFRSAVSGIFLAGLATAIAGVVVLKGGPAALGGGDLAGDGIAIVAAAFYAGYILAIGRLRSRFSTNRIMIWSTASAAVCMLPMALLTEPSLFPPSAFGWAMLFGLAFVSHAGGQVAITYALAFLPPAFSSLTLLLQPVVAALLAWVLLSEPVGLMQAIGGAIVLIGILIARRG; via the coding sequence GTGACCCAAGCCGCCAGTTCCGCCGCTCCCCGTAACAGACTTGCCATGGCCGCGCTCATCATCGGCGGTGCCGCCATCGGCGGATCGCCGATCTTCGTGCGTCTCTCGGAAGTGGGGCCGATGGCCACTGCCTTCTGGCGTGTCGCGCTGGCGCTGATCCCGCTGGTGGCCTGGTCCCGGCTGCGCGGCGGTGCAGCCGCGGAGAAGCCCCCGCAGTGCTTGTCCGATTACGCTCAGCTTATCCTGCCGGGCGTGTTTCTCGCCATCGATCTCGCAGCCTGGCACCTTGCGCTCACCATGACCTCGGTTGCCAATGCGACGCTGCTTGCCAATCTGGCGCCGGTCTTCGTGACGCTGGCGGGATGGGCTCTGTTCCGCTCGGCGGTCAGCGGCATCTTCCTGGCCGGCCTCGCCACGGCGATCGCCGGCGTGGTGGTCCTGAAAGGCGGTCCGGCGGCACTCGGCGGCGGCGATCTCGCCGGCGATGGGATCGCCATCGTCGCGGCCGCGTTCTATGCCGGCTACATTCTCGCCATCGGGCGTCTGCGAAGCCGCTTCAGCACCAACCGGATCATGATCTGGAGTACCGCATCGGCAGCCGTTTGCATGCTGCCGATGGCCCTGTTGACCGAGCCGTCGCTTTTCCCGCCGAGCGCCTTCGGCTGGGCCATGCTCTTCGGACTTGCCTTCGTCAGCCACGCCGGCGGGCAGGTGGCGATTACCTATGCGCTCGCTTTTCTGCCGCCGGCCTTTTCTTCGCTGACGCTGCTCCTGCAGCCGGTCGTGGCTGCGCTGCTCGCCTGGGTTCTGCTGAGCGAGCCGGTGGGCCTCATGCAGGCGATCGGCGGCGCGATCGTGCTGATCGGCATCCTGATCGCCCGCCGCGGCTGA